The Coffea eugenioides isolate CCC68of chromosome 8, Ceug_1.0, whole genome shotgun sequence genome has a segment encoding these proteins:
- the LOC113779120 gene encoding uncharacterized protein LOC113779120 has protein sequence MVGIFSRFSVSKVGHRRSQSALDEREVLPPNLEATGAVTLAGATSATTHGIEIAVEFKPVEHPIEPHDNDRPIQCPLPEPSILNDGRIWKERVSAGARRSDLPVMQEGTAIEPETTGPKPRPPPHRVILPSISAPEHNILKLLEESGI, from the exons ATGGTGGGAATTTTCTCAAGATTTTCTGTCAGTAAAGTTGGCCATCGTCGGTCTCAAAGTGCCCTT GACGAGAGGGAAGTATTGCCCCCTAACTTAGAGGCAACAGGGGCAGTTACCCTTGCAGGGGCAACCTCTGCTACCACCCATGGGATTGAAATTGCCGTTGAATTTAAGCCAGTAGAACATCCAATTGAACCTCATGACAATGATCGACCAATTCAATGTCCATTGCCAGAGCCTTCAATTCTTAAT GATGGGAGAATATGGAAGGAGCGAGTGTCTGCTGGAGCACGGAGGTCTGACCTGCCAGTTATGCAAGAAGGGACTGCCATAGAACCAGAGACCACTGGACCTAAGCCTCGGCCCCCTCCCCACCGTGTGATTTTGCCATCCATCAGTGCCCCTGAGCATAACATCCTTAAGTTGCTTGAAGAATCTGGAATATAG